The Allorhodopirellula heiligendammensis genome includes a window with the following:
- the cbiB gene encoding adenosylcobinamide-phosphate synthase CbiB, whose amino-acid sequence MLNYAWTPAVILIAVTLDVAFGEPPNRWHPVAWMGSLISWWNRVWDSRFANVKKAAGRADHRCGEFLCGCGIVVVGAVLCGMLGWVVQANANGGLGVLIQAMVLKCCFGFRSLQDAARSVATELLDKNLFKAREQLAFHLVSRDVSELSAAEVSAATIESVAENTSDSVIAPLLFFVVAGLPGALIYRFINTCDAMLGYRTERLEWLGKPAARLDDVLNVLPARITALLMVAASVGHGDRVRAWKTWRSDARATASPNAGQPMSAAAGSLGVCLEKRSHYRIGSQFPPPAAPDIERMITLYQRTIVLAVTLTCLSGYLIHWCTGLGNQP is encoded by the coding sequence ATGCTGAATTACGCGTGGACCCCAGCAGTGATTTTGATTGCCGTGACTTTGGACGTCGCGTTTGGGGAACCACCCAACCGTTGGCATCCGGTCGCTTGGATGGGATCGTTGATTAGCTGGTGGAATCGGGTGTGGGACAGTCGGTTCGCAAATGTCAAGAAGGCAGCAGGTCGCGCAGATCATCGCTGCGGAGAGTTCTTGTGCGGGTGTGGGATCGTGGTGGTGGGGGCGGTTTTATGCGGAATGTTGGGTTGGGTAGTGCAGGCGAATGCGAACGGGGGCTTGGGGGTGTTGATTCAGGCGATGGTGCTAAAATGCTGTTTTGGATTTCGATCGTTGCAAGATGCGGCGCGATCGGTCGCAACCGAACTGCTTGACAAGAATTTGTTCAAAGCGCGAGAGCAATTAGCGTTTCATTTAGTCAGTCGCGATGTGTCGGAATTATCAGCCGCGGAAGTTTCCGCAGCGACGATTGAGTCAGTAGCCGAGAATACGTCTGATTCCGTCATTGCGCCGCTGCTTTTCTTTGTCGTGGCCGGTTTGCCAGGAGCGTTGATTTATCGGTTCATCAATACCTGCGATGCGATGCTGGGTTACCGTACCGAGCGACTGGAATGGTTGGGCAAGCCAGCGGCTCGACTCGATGATGTGCTCAATGTTCTTCCAGCCCGGATCACCGCGCTGTTAATGGTTGCTGCGAGCGTGGGCCATGGCGATCGTGTGCGTGCTTGGAAGACTTGGCGCAGCGACGCCAGGGCAACGGCCAGTCCGAATGCGGGTCAGCCAATGAGTGCCGCTGCCGGATCGCTGGGTGTTTGTTTGGAGAAACGCAGCCACTATCGGATCGGCAGCCAGTTCCCGCCGCCAGCGGCGCCGGATATCGAGCGGATGATAACCCTTTACCAACGCACAATTGTTTTAGCAGTGACGTTAACCTGCCTCAGCGGTTATCTGATCCATTGGTGTACAGGTTTAGGAAATCAGCCGTGA
- a CDS encoding ABC transporter substrate-binding protein: MFAASGCGRASQPIASRVQPETQHVIVDRLDRTIRVGEPARRIISLSPATTELLYAIGAGSSLVGATTHSDFPSAALELPRVGGGTLESISVEAIIAAQPDLVLCKWDRHQPLLESLDRLHISTLAIGPKNLDELFEEADWLGRLTGHVSEAETLVATMQTKHQSLRRIVERVRPEPSLSVFYEVWDEPLMTAGPDSFIAELLLLAGLQNIITDTDIAYPRINAETVIRGNPDLILAPTSHLKRVDIESFGARPGWGAINAVNEHRIYVISGDLISRCGPRVLDAVAEIIVAAYPNTAAEIAELTPDVVAETP; this comes from the coding sequence GTGTTTGCCGCGTCAGGTTGCGGTCGCGCATCCCAACCGATCGCCTCACGCGTGCAACCCGAGACACAGCACGTCATCGTTGATCGACTGGATCGAACGATTCGCGTCGGTGAACCAGCGCGACGAATCATAAGTTTGTCACCAGCGACGACCGAGTTACTTTATGCCATCGGTGCCGGTTCCTCATTGGTGGGGGCGACGACTCATAGTGACTTCCCTTCTGCCGCCCTTGAGCTTCCTCGCGTCGGCGGCGGAACATTGGAGAGTATTAGCGTTGAAGCCATCATTGCCGCCCAGCCTGACTTGGTCTTGTGCAAGTGGGACAGGCACCAGCCCCTGCTCGAGTCGCTCGACCGGCTCCACATCTCGACGCTCGCAATCGGGCCTAAGAACCTCGATGAGCTGTTTGAGGAGGCCGATTGGTTGGGCCGGCTGACAGGGCACGTTAGCGAAGCCGAAACATTGGTGGCGACGATGCAAACGAAACATCAGTCACTCCGACGGATCGTCGAGCGGGTGCGTCCTGAACCATCATTGAGTGTGTTCTATGAGGTCTGGGATGAACCATTGATGACGGCTGGCCCCGATTCGTTTATCGCCGAACTGCTGTTGCTGGCGGGATTACAAAATATCATCACGGACACTGACATCGCATATCCCAGAATTAATGCGGAAACGGTAATCCGTGGTAACCCTGATCTGATTTTGGCACCGACGTCGCACTTGAAGCGTGTCGACATTGAATCCTTCGGTGCCCGGCCGGGGTGGGGAGCCATCAATGCGGTAAACGAACATCGCATTTATGTGATCTCGGGTGACTTGATTTCGCGTTGTGGCCCGCGCGTGCTCGACGCGGTGGCGGAAATTATTGTGGCTGCGTACCCCAATACCGCCGCGGAGATTGCTGAGTTGACTCCGGATGTGGTTGCCGAGACGCCATGA
- a CDS encoding FecCD family ABC transporter permease, producing MRGFSTTSLLMRIVLAAVATLAIAASVCFVGATSISASRLVDALVGRSPLDETEWIILTQLRLPRTIAAMLVGGSLAAAGVGFQGLFRNPLAEPYVIGASSGASLGVAVVVIWGLQASLWSLGATALMAMIGSIGVVMLVLAIGGLGRTDSTTSLLLAGVVISSMAGAIVSALMFLFDQKAVVILSWLMGSLASSHWGSAAMVGVLGGMGTLSIFALARPLDAFALGDTASRSLGLDLRRFRWLIIAASSIATAGAVASSGVIGFVGLISPHIARSLVGTRHVHLIPMSVCIGASLMLLADAVARTIMAPAELPVGIVTAILGCPFFLWLLLRDRRGALMGATA from the coding sequence ATGAGAGGCTTCAGTACGACATCGCTGCTGATGCGAATTGTTCTGGCGGCAGTCGCCACCTTGGCTATTGCGGCGTCGGTATGCTTCGTCGGCGCGACGTCCATCTCAGCTTCACGATTGGTGGATGCGTTGGTGGGGCGGTCGCCGCTCGATGAAACCGAGTGGATCATCTTGACGCAGTTGCGACTGCCTCGCACGATCGCAGCGATGCTTGTCGGTGGTTCGCTCGCGGCAGCTGGCGTTGGTTTCCAGGGATTGTTTCGCAACCCTTTGGCAGAGCCATATGTGATCGGTGCGTCCAGTGGCGCTTCCCTCGGCGTAGCGGTGGTCGTGATCTGGGGCCTACAGGCGTCGCTTTGGTCACTTGGTGCGACAGCCTTGATGGCCATGATCGGGTCGATCGGGGTGGTGATGCTGGTACTTGCTATTGGCGGCTTGGGCCGCACGGATTCAACAACTTCTCTGCTGTTGGCAGGCGTCGTAATCAGCAGCATGGCTGGGGCGATCGTCTCGGCATTGATGTTCCTGTTTGACCAGAAGGCAGTCGTGATTTTGTCGTGGTTGATGGGCTCGTTGGCCAGCAGCCACTGGGGCAGTGCGGCGATGGTGGGAGTACTTGGCGGGATGGGGACGCTCTCTATCTTTGCCCTGGCCAGACCCTTGGACGCCTTCGCGCTGGGAGATACCGCTTCACGTTCGCTTGGATTGGATTTGCGTCGCTTCCGTTGGCTGATCATTGCAGCCTCAAGTATCGCGACGGCAGGCGCTGTCGCTTCGTCGGGGGTGATCGGGTTTGTGGGGTTGATCTCGCCGCACATCGCACGCTCGTTGGTGGGGACGCGGCACGTGCATTTGATCCCAATGAGTGTTTGCATTGGCGCTTCGCTGATGCTACTGGCCGATGCGGTTGCTCGCACGATCATGGCCCCTGCCGAGTTACCGGTGGGAATTGTGACGGCGATCCTGGGGTGCCCCTTCTTCCTATGGCTGCTGCTCCGCGACCGGCGTGGTGCGTTGATGGGAGCGACGGCATGA
- the cobU gene encoding bifunctional adenosylcobinamide kinase/adenosylcobinamide-phosphate guanylyltransferase: protein MNVFNSLDRGGNAAGGSITLVVGGARSGKSRFAEQLAGQLKGDDVLYVATAQPLDGEMTRRIEHHRRTRNAAWQTVESPLNIGRAIADVRDLPSLVLVDCLTLLVSNVMCDEQRHDAAVDDWESRVLAEVDELIEVARQRRIDLVIVSGEVGAGVVPEHAAGRLFRDLLGLANQRIAASADATYWMVAGLAINATKIASSVQDAADGLQRSDVL from the coding sequence TTGAACGTTTTTAATTCGCTGGATCGTGGGGGAAATGCCGCCGGTGGTTCCATCACGTTAGTGGTCGGTGGCGCGAGGAGTGGTAAAAGCCGCTTTGCGGAGCAACTCGCTGGACAATTGAAAGGTGATGACGTCCTGTATGTCGCTACTGCTCAACCGCTCGACGGAGAGATGACGCGGCGGATCGAGCACCATCGTCGCACTCGCAATGCAGCGTGGCAAACAGTCGAGAGTCCACTCAATATCGGACGTGCGATCGCTGACGTGCGAGATCTGCCATCCCTGGTCTTGGTGGATTGTTTGACGCTGCTTGTCAGCAATGTGATGTGTGATGAGCAACGGCATGACGCAGCGGTGGACGATTGGGAGTCGCGAGTATTGGCGGAAGTCGATGAGCTGATCGAGGTGGCCCGGCAGCGTAGGATCGATTTGGTGATCGTGTCGGGGGAAGTCGGCGCGGGCGTCGTGCCTGAACACGCTGCCGGACGCCTATTTCGCGATCTGTTGGGCCTTGCCAATCAACGCATCGCCGCATCGGCGGACGCGACGTATTGGATGGTAGCTGGACTGGCGATCAACGCTACCAAGATCGCCTCGTCGGTACAGGACGCCGCCGATGGTTTGCAACGGAGTGATGTGTTGTGA